The following nucleotide sequence is from Nitrospinota bacterium.
AACACCGTAGAGATGGTGAAAAAAACTGTAAAGCCGGTACCTGTTGCACCTGATCTGGAAGCCGAAATCGCCGCCTGCTAGCAACATTCAGGCTCTCCCTTCCGTGAAGGAGAACTTTGCGTAAGTCGAGAATCTTCATGGAGTTTGCCCTGAGACTATTCTATACGTCATCGCGAGCCGCAAAGCGGCGTGGCGATCCAGGATTCTGGATTGCTTCACTTCGTTCGCAATGACGGGTTATGCAAAGGTCTCTGACGAGAAGGGAGTTTGGGGGATTTGAAAAAATCACCTAATAAAAGCAAACCCTTTTCTCACCGCTGCCTATTAATAAACCACAATGTATCAGCCCAAAAAACCCTTTACAAATCCCCTATAATTTGATATTTCTAGAAGTATGGAAATATATATCGCAGTATCAGCCCTATCCGCTCTCGCTCAGGAGAGTCGTCTGGAAATATTCCGCTTCCTGGTGCAGGCCGGGAAGAACGGGGTCCCTGCCGGGAAAATCGGCGAACGGCTGGATATGCCGCTTTCTACCCTGTCCTTTCATCTCAATCAATTAAAGCAGGCCGGGTTGATTCTCTGCCGCCGCGAGGGGCGGACTCTATTCTATTCCGCCAATTACTCATCCATGAACGACCTGATGGCCTACCTCACTGAAAACTGCTGTCAGGGTCAGGCGGAGGACTGCGAAGTTTCTGCCATGTGCGCTCCTGAAGGCAAAGGGAAATGAGATTTCTATAAAAAAACGGAAGCCCCTCATCCCAACCTTCTCCCCAAAGGGGAGAAGGGGTGTCCTCCTCTCCTCTATTGGAGGAGAGGGATTGAGGTGAGGAGGGATCTTGATAATTTTACATATTTTCCAAACGCTCATCTGGAGTAAGGCCACAGAATGAAAACCACCCCCTTGAACATTCTCATCCTCTGCACCGGTAATTCTGCGCGCAGTATCATGGCGGAAGCCCTCATCAATAAATACGGCGGCAAACGGTTTCGCGCCTACAGTGCCGGAAGTCACCCTGTGGGCAAGGTCAATCCCGTGGCTGTCGAATTACTTTCAGCGTATGGCCATCCGATGGACCATCTGAGAAGTAAAAGCTGGGACGAGTTCACACTGGACTCAGCACCGGCGATAGACGCAGTCATCACCGTTTGCGACAACGCGGCAGGCGAGGTTTGCCCGGTCTGGCCGGGAAACCCCGCTACCGCCCATTGGGGCATGGAAGACCCTGCGGCGTTTAAAGGACCGTTTCACGAAAAAATGAGCCTGTTCGAGAAGGTCTATCGGGAACTGGAGCGGCACGTCGAGCGACTTATCGCCCTGCCCCCAGATAAACTCAGCCCCGGTGAATTGCAAACAAGTC
It contains:
- a CDS encoding metalloregulator ArsR/SmtB family transcription factor codes for the protein MEIYIAVSALSALAQESRLEIFRFLVQAGKNGVPAGKIGERLDMPLSTLSFHLNQLKQAGLILCRREGRTLFYSANYSSMNDLMAYLTENCCQGQAEDCEVSAMCAPEGKGK
- a CDS encoding arsenate reductase ArsC, with product MKTTPLNILILCTGNSARSIMAEALINKYGGKRFRAYSAGSHPVGKVNPVAVELLSAYGHPMDHLRSKSWDEFTLDSAPAIDAVITVCDNAAGEVCPVWPGNPATAHWGMEDPAAFKGPFHEKMSLFEKVYRELERHVERLIALPPDKLSPGELQTSLKEIAK